Proteins from one Diprion similis isolate iyDipSimi1 chromosome 3, iyDipSimi1.1, whole genome shotgun sequence genomic window:
- the LOC124404571 gene encoding CCR4-NOT transcription complex subunit 3 isoform X4, giving the protein MAATRKLQGEIDRCLKKVTEGVETFEDIWQKVHNATNSNQKEKYEADLKKEIKKLQRLRDQIKSWIASGEIKDKSTLLDYRKLIETQMERFKVVERETKTKAYSKEGLGAAQKLDPAQKEREEVSNWLANSIDALNLQLDTFESEIESLLAGKKKRLDKDKQDRMDELKAKLEKHRYHIRKLETLLRMLDNMSVEVDTIKRIKDDVEYYIESSQEPDFEENEYIYDDIIGLDEVELSGVGIPSSATTDSNNSNETGGTPTSTNSGTSPIPSPPLSSTMHNHSSDSSTDTDKKTKPVKPTAVRPLLNSQGSISTTGSTTVIKMSLLSSSTPSKPIPMTSSHSSPSATINHIATSNAGNFATVAASHINSQVIHSTSSKTSSHGSENGLLSSSSTSSVASNVPPTIMQQHNNPPPLQPSHILLNQQSQNHNSEAEMTTPIPSSSSPPSPVSSRSSPLPANSCSPVPSATNGLISKIPDGMSSLKSIAQQVIVRAGLEIPPSEPTRNLFDTTKVSNATSEAHIPPLLGVAPLGPVPLQKEHQLQFQMMEAAYYHMPHPSDSERLRSYLPRNLCKTPPYYQQVQLPHSDTVEFFQRLSTETLFFIFYYMEGSKGQYLAAKALKKQSWRFHTKYMMWFQRHEEPKVINEEYEQGTYIYFDYEKWGQRKKEGFTFEYKYLEDRDLN; this is encoded by the exons ATGGCTGCGACGAGAAAGTTGCAAG GTGAAATAGACAGGTGCCTTAAAAAAGTGACGGAGGGCGTAGAGACGTTTGAGGACATTTGGCAAAAAGTCCACAATGCCACTAACAGCAACCAGAAGGAGAAGTACGAAGCTGATCTCAAGAAGGAGATCAAAAAGCTTCAAAGGTTACGCGACCAAATCAAGAGCTGGATTGCATCTGGAGAAATTAAGGACAAAAGTACCCTCCTTGATTATCGGAAGCTAATCGAAACT CAAATGGAAAGGTTCAAAGTTGTAGAAAGGGAAACGAAGACTAAGGCTTATTCTAAGGAAGGCCTAGGAGCTGCCCAAAAACTTGACCCGGCGCaaaaggaaagagaagaagtCAGTAACTGGCTAGCTAATTCGATAGATGCGCTCAATTTGCAG CTGGATACATTTGAGTCTGAAATAGAGTCATTGCTTgccggaaagaaaaaaaggctAGACAAAGATAAGCAGGATAGAATGGATGAGCTCAAAGCAAAGCTTGAAAAACACCGATACCACATTCGCAAGCTGGAGACGTTGTTGCGCATGTTGGATAATATGTCTGTCGAGGTTGACACG ATCAAGAGGATAAAGGATGATGTCGAATATTATATTGAATCCTCCCAAGAGCCAGACTTTGAGGAGAATGAGTACATTTACGATGACATTATTGGACTGGACGAAGTCGAGTTATCTGGTGTTGGTATACCATCGTCAGCAACGACGGATAGTAACAACAGCAACGAAACGGGAGGCACTCCAACGTCCACTAATTCAGGAACTTCGCCCATACCGTCACCTCCTCTAAGTTCCACCATGCACAATCATTCGAGTGATAGTTCTACAGATACGGATAAGAAAACAAAG cCTGTGAAACCGACGGCAGTGAGACCTTTACTTAATTCCCAAGGAAGTATTTCAACGACAGGAAGCACTACTGTAATAAAGATGAGTTTGTTGTCGAGCAGTACGCCGAGCAAACCCATTCCCATGACATCTAGCCATAGCTCGCCTAGCGCAACAATTAACCATATTGCAACGTCGAACGCTGGAAACTTTGCAACTGTTGCTGCGTCGCACATAAACTCTCAAGTCATCCATTCTACCTCTAGTAAAACATCAT CTCATGGAAGTGAAAACGGGctgttatcatcatcatcaacatCAAGCGTAGCGTCGAACGTACCTCCAACAATTATGCAGCAGCACAATAATCCACCGCCACTTCAGCCGTCTCATATACTGCTAAATCAACAGAGTCAGAATCACAACAGCGAAGCGGAAATGACGACGCCGATTCCCTCGTCGTCGTCTCCGCCTTCGCCTGTGAGCAGTCGATCCTCGCCATTGCCTGCAAATTCCTGTTCACCGGTACCATCTGCCACCAACGGTCTCATCTCTAAAATTCCCGACGGCATGTCTTCGCTAAAATCCATTGCCCAACAAGTTATTGTCAGAGCAGGTCTTGAGATACCTCCATCGGAGCCAACTAGGAACCTCTTTGACACTACGAAGGTGTCAAATGCTACTTCGGAAGCACACATTCCGCCGCTACTTGGGGTGGCGCCGCTGGGACCGGTGCCTCTCCAGAAAGAGCACCAACTTCAATTCCAAATGATGGAAGCAGCTTACTATCACATGCCTCATCCCTCAGACTCTGAACGACTCAGATCGTATTTGCCCCGCAATTTGTGCAAAACGCCGCCCTACTATCAACAA GTTCAGCTTCCACATTCTGATACAGTGGAATTTTTCCAGCGACTATCAACGgagacgctatttttcatattttactaTATGGAAGGATCCAAGGGACAGTACTTGGCAGCTAAAGCTCTTAAGAAACAAAGCTGGAGGTTCCATACGAAATACATGATGTGGTTCCAAAGACACGAAGAGCCTAAAGTTATCAACGAGGAGTACGAACAG GGAACGTACATATACTTCGATTATGAAAAATGGGGGCAACGCAAAAAAGAAGGCTTCACTTTTGAGTACAAGTACTTAGAGGACAGGGACCTTAACTAA
- the LOC124404571 gene encoding CCR4-NOT transcription complex subunit 3 isoform X5, translating to MREIKGEIDRCLKKVTEGVETFEDIWQKVHNATNSNQKEKYEADLKKEIKKLQRLRDQIKSWIASGEIKDKSTLLDYRKLIETQMERFKVVERETKTKAYSKEGLGAAQKLDPAQKEREEVSNWLANSIDALNLQLDTFESEIESLLAGKKKRLDKDKQDRMDELKAKLEKHRYHIRKLETLLRMLDNMSVEVDTIKRIKDDVEYYIESSQEPDFEENEYIYDDIIGLDEVELSGVGIPSSATTDSNNSNETGGTPTSTNSGTSPIPSPPLSSTMHNHSSDSSTDTDKKTKPVKPTAVRPLLNSQGSISTTGSTTVIKMSLLSSSTPSKPIPMTSSHSSPSATINHIATSNAGNFATVAASHINSQVIHSTSSKTSSHGSENGLLSSSSTSSVASNVPPTIMQQHNNPPPLQPSHILLNQQSQNHNSEAEMTTPIPSSSSPPSPVSSRSSPLPANSCSPVPSATNGLISKIPDGMSSLKSIAQQVIVRAGLEIPPSEPTRNLFDTTKVSNATSEAHIPPLLGVAPLGPVPLQKEHQLQFQMMEAAYYHMPHPSDSERLRSYLPRNLCKTPPYYQQVQLPHSDTVEFFQRLSTETLFFIFYYMEGSKGQYLAAKALKKQSWRFHTKYMMWFQRHEEPKVINEEYEQGTYIYFDYEKWGQRKKEGFTFEYKYLEDRDLN from the exons ATGAGAGAAATAAAAG GTGAAATAGACAGGTGCCTTAAAAAAGTGACGGAGGGCGTAGAGACGTTTGAGGACATTTGGCAAAAAGTCCACAATGCCACTAACAGCAACCAGAAGGAGAAGTACGAAGCTGATCTCAAGAAGGAGATCAAAAAGCTTCAAAGGTTACGCGACCAAATCAAGAGCTGGATTGCATCTGGAGAAATTAAGGACAAAAGTACCCTCCTTGATTATCGGAAGCTAATCGAAACT CAAATGGAAAGGTTCAAAGTTGTAGAAAGGGAAACGAAGACTAAGGCTTATTCTAAGGAAGGCCTAGGAGCTGCCCAAAAACTTGACCCGGCGCaaaaggaaagagaagaagtCAGTAACTGGCTAGCTAATTCGATAGATGCGCTCAATTTGCAG CTGGATACATTTGAGTCTGAAATAGAGTCATTGCTTgccggaaagaaaaaaaggctAGACAAAGATAAGCAGGATAGAATGGATGAGCTCAAAGCAAAGCTTGAAAAACACCGATACCACATTCGCAAGCTGGAGACGTTGTTGCGCATGTTGGATAATATGTCTGTCGAGGTTGACACG ATCAAGAGGATAAAGGATGATGTCGAATATTATATTGAATCCTCCCAAGAGCCAGACTTTGAGGAGAATGAGTACATTTACGATGACATTATTGGACTGGACGAAGTCGAGTTATCTGGTGTTGGTATACCATCGTCAGCAACGACGGATAGTAACAACAGCAACGAAACGGGAGGCACTCCAACGTCCACTAATTCAGGAACTTCGCCCATACCGTCACCTCCTCTAAGTTCCACCATGCACAATCATTCGAGTGATAGTTCTACAGATACGGATAAGAAAACAAAG cCTGTGAAACCGACGGCAGTGAGACCTTTACTTAATTCCCAAGGAAGTATTTCAACGACAGGAAGCACTACTGTAATAAAGATGAGTTTGTTGTCGAGCAGTACGCCGAGCAAACCCATTCCCATGACATCTAGCCATAGCTCGCCTAGCGCAACAATTAACCATATTGCAACGTCGAACGCTGGAAACTTTGCAACTGTTGCTGCGTCGCACATAAACTCTCAAGTCATCCATTCTACCTCTAGTAAAACATCAT CTCATGGAAGTGAAAACGGGctgttatcatcatcatcaacatCAAGCGTAGCGTCGAACGTACCTCCAACAATTATGCAGCAGCACAATAATCCACCGCCACTTCAGCCGTCTCATATACTGCTAAATCAACAGAGTCAGAATCACAACAGCGAAGCGGAAATGACGACGCCGATTCCCTCGTCGTCGTCTCCGCCTTCGCCTGTGAGCAGTCGATCCTCGCCATTGCCTGCAAATTCCTGTTCACCGGTACCATCTGCCACCAACGGTCTCATCTCTAAAATTCCCGACGGCATGTCTTCGCTAAAATCCATTGCCCAACAAGTTATTGTCAGAGCAGGTCTTGAGATACCTCCATCGGAGCCAACTAGGAACCTCTTTGACACTACGAAGGTGTCAAATGCTACTTCGGAAGCACACATTCCGCCGCTACTTGGGGTGGCGCCGCTGGGACCGGTGCCTCTCCAGAAAGAGCACCAACTTCAATTCCAAATGATGGAAGCAGCTTACTATCACATGCCTCATCCCTCAGACTCTGAACGACTCAGATCGTATTTGCCCCGCAATTTGTGCAAAACGCCGCCCTACTATCAACAA GTTCAGCTTCCACATTCTGATACAGTGGAATTTTTCCAGCGACTATCAACGgagacgctatttttcatattttactaTATGGAAGGATCCAAGGGACAGTACTTGGCAGCTAAAGCTCTTAAGAAACAAAGCTGGAGGTTCCATACGAAATACATGATGTGGTTCCAAAGACACGAAGAGCCTAAAGTTATCAACGAGGAGTACGAACAG GGAACGTACATATACTTCGATTATGAAAAATGGGGGCAACGCAAAAAAGAAGGCTTCACTTTTGAGTACAAGTACTTAGAGGACAGGGACCTTAACTAA
- the LOC124404571 gene encoding CCR4-NOT transcription complex subunit 3 isoform X2 has protein sequence MAATRKLQGVKMREIKGEIDRCLKKVTEGVETFEDIWQKVHNATNSNQKEKYEADLKKEIKKLQRLRDQIKSWIASGEIKDKSTLLDYRKLIETQMERFKVVERETKTKAYSKEGLGAAQKLDPAQKEREEVSNWLANSIDALNLQLDTFESEIESLLAGKKKRLDKDKQDRMDELKAKLEKHRYHIRKLETLLRMLDNMSVEVDTIKRIKDDVEYYIESSQEPDFEENEYIYDDIIGLDEVELSGVGIPSSATTDSNNSNETGGTPTSTNSGTSPIPSPPLSSTMHNHSSDSSTDTDKKTKPVKPTAVRPLLNSQGSISTTGSTTVIKMSLLSSSTPSKPIPMTSSHSSPSATINHIATSNAGNFATVAASHINSQVIHSTSSKTSSHGSENGLLSSSSTSSVASNVPPTIMQQHNNPPPLQPSHILLNQQSQNHNSEAEMTTPIPSSSSPPSPVSSRSSPLPANSCSPVPSATNGLISKIPDGMSSLKSIAQQVIVRAGLEIPPSEPTRNLFDTTKVSNATSEAHIPPLLGVAPLGPVPLQKEHQLQFQMMEAAYYHMPHPSDSERLRSYLPRNLCKTPPYYQQVQLPHSDTVEFFQRLSTETLFFIFYYMEGSKGQYLAAKALKKQSWRFHTKYMMWFQRHEEPKVINEEYEQGTYIYFDYEKWGQRKKEGFTFEYKYLEDRDLN, from the exons ATGGCTGCGACGAGAAAGTTGCAAG GAGTTAAGATGAGAGAAATAAAAG GTGAAATAGACAGGTGCCTTAAAAAAGTGACGGAGGGCGTAGAGACGTTTGAGGACATTTGGCAAAAAGTCCACAATGCCACTAACAGCAACCAGAAGGAGAAGTACGAAGCTGATCTCAAGAAGGAGATCAAAAAGCTTCAAAGGTTACGCGACCAAATCAAGAGCTGGATTGCATCTGGAGAAATTAAGGACAAAAGTACCCTCCTTGATTATCGGAAGCTAATCGAAACT CAAATGGAAAGGTTCAAAGTTGTAGAAAGGGAAACGAAGACTAAGGCTTATTCTAAGGAAGGCCTAGGAGCTGCCCAAAAACTTGACCCGGCGCaaaaggaaagagaagaagtCAGTAACTGGCTAGCTAATTCGATAGATGCGCTCAATTTGCAG CTGGATACATTTGAGTCTGAAATAGAGTCATTGCTTgccggaaagaaaaaaaggctAGACAAAGATAAGCAGGATAGAATGGATGAGCTCAAAGCAAAGCTTGAAAAACACCGATACCACATTCGCAAGCTGGAGACGTTGTTGCGCATGTTGGATAATATGTCTGTCGAGGTTGACACG ATCAAGAGGATAAAGGATGATGTCGAATATTATATTGAATCCTCCCAAGAGCCAGACTTTGAGGAGAATGAGTACATTTACGATGACATTATTGGACTGGACGAAGTCGAGTTATCTGGTGTTGGTATACCATCGTCAGCAACGACGGATAGTAACAACAGCAACGAAACGGGAGGCACTCCAACGTCCACTAATTCAGGAACTTCGCCCATACCGTCACCTCCTCTAAGTTCCACCATGCACAATCATTCGAGTGATAGTTCTACAGATACGGATAAGAAAACAAAG cCTGTGAAACCGACGGCAGTGAGACCTTTACTTAATTCCCAAGGAAGTATTTCAACGACAGGAAGCACTACTGTAATAAAGATGAGTTTGTTGTCGAGCAGTACGCCGAGCAAACCCATTCCCATGACATCTAGCCATAGCTCGCCTAGCGCAACAATTAACCATATTGCAACGTCGAACGCTGGAAACTTTGCAACTGTTGCTGCGTCGCACATAAACTCTCAAGTCATCCATTCTACCTCTAGTAAAACATCAT CTCATGGAAGTGAAAACGGGctgttatcatcatcatcaacatCAAGCGTAGCGTCGAACGTACCTCCAACAATTATGCAGCAGCACAATAATCCACCGCCACTTCAGCCGTCTCATATACTGCTAAATCAACAGAGTCAGAATCACAACAGCGAAGCGGAAATGACGACGCCGATTCCCTCGTCGTCGTCTCCGCCTTCGCCTGTGAGCAGTCGATCCTCGCCATTGCCTGCAAATTCCTGTTCACCGGTACCATCTGCCACCAACGGTCTCATCTCTAAAATTCCCGACGGCATGTCTTCGCTAAAATCCATTGCCCAACAAGTTATTGTCAGAGCAGGTCTTGAGATACCTCCATCGGAGCCAACTAGGAACCTCTTTGACACTACGAAGGTGTCAAATGCTACTTCGGAAGCACACATTCCGCCGCTACTTGGGGTGGCGCCGCTGGGACCGGTGCCTCTCCAGAAAGAGCACCAACTTCAATTCCAAATGATGGAAGCAGCTTACTATCACATGCCTCATCCCTCAGACTCTGAACGACTCAGATCGTATTTGCCCCGCAATTTGTGCAAAACGCCGCCCTACTATCAACAA GTTCAGCTTCCACATTCTGATACAGTGGAATTTTTCCAGCGACTATCAACGgagacgctatttttcatattttactaTATGGAAGGATCCAAGGGACAGTACTTGGCAGCTAAAGCTCTTAAGAAACAAAGCTGGAGGTTCCATACGAAATACATGATGTGGTTCCAAAGACACGAAGAGCCTAAAGTTATCAACGAGGAGTACGAACAG GGAACGTACATATACTTCGATTATGAAAAATGGGGGCAACGCAAAAAAGAAGGCTTCACTTTTGAGTACAAGTACTTAGAGGACAGGGACCTTAACTAA
- the LOC124404571 gene encoding CCR4-NOT transcription complex subunit 3 isoform X1, which translates to MHNIHIAAGVKMREIKGEIDRCLKKVTEGVETFEDIWQKVHNATNSNQKEKYEADLKKEIKKLQRLRDQIKSWIASGEIKDKSTLLDYRKLIETQMERFKVVERETKTKAYSKEGLGAAQKLDPAQKEREEVSNWLANSIDALNLQLDTFESEIESLLAGKKKRLDKDKQDRMDELKAKLEKHRYHIRKLETLLRMLDNMSVEVDTIKRIKDDVEYYIESSQEPDFEENEYIYDDIIGLDEVELSGVGIPSSATTDSNNSNETGGTPTSTNSGTSPIPSPPLSSTMHNHSSDSSTDTDKKTKPVKPTAVRPLLNSQGSISTTGSTTVIKMSLLSSSTPSKPIPMTSSHSSPSATINHIATSNAGNFATVAASHINSQVIHSTSSKTSSHGSENGLLSSSSTSSVASNVPPTIMQQHNNPPPLQPSHILLNQQSQNHNSEAEMTTPIPSSSSPPSPVSSRSSPLPANSCSPVPSATNGLISKIPDGMSSLKSIAQQVIVRAGLEIPPSEPTRNLFDTTKVSNATSEAHIPPLLGVAPLGPVPLQKEHQLQFQMMEAAYYHMPHPSDSERLRSYLPRNLCKTPPYYQQVQLPHSDTVEFFQRLSTETLFFIFYYMEGSKGQYLAAKALKKQSWRFHTKYMMWFQRHEEPKVINEEYEQGTYIYFDYEKWGQRKKEGFTFEYKYLEDRDLN; encoded by the exons ATGCATAATATACACATAGCAGCAG GAGTTAAGATGAGAGAAATAAAAG GTGAAATAGACAGGTGCCTTAAAAAAGTGACGGAGGGCGTAGAGACGTTTGAGGACATTTGGCAAAAAGTCCACAATGCCACTAACAGCAACCAGAAGGAGAAGTACGAAGCTGATCTCAAGAAGGAGATCAAAAAGCTTCAAAGGTTACGCGACCAAATCAAGAGCTGGATTGCATCTGGAGAAATTAAGGACAAAAGTACCCTCCTTGATTATCGGAAGCTAATCGAAACT CAAATGGAAAGGTTCAAAGTTGTAGAAAGGGAAACGAAGACTAAGGCTTATTCTAAGGAAGGCCTAGGAGCTGCCCAAAAACTTGACCCGGCGCaaaaggaaagagaagaagtCAGTAACTGGCTAGCTAATTCGATAGATGCGCTCAATTTGCAG CTGGATACATTTGAGTCTGAAATAGAGTCATTGCTTgccggaaagaaaaaaaggctAGACAAAGATAAGCAGGATAGAATGGATGAGCTCAAAGCAAAGCTTGAAAAACACCGATACCACATTCGCAAGCTGGAGACGTTGTTGCGCATGTTGGATAATATGTCTGTCGAGGTTGACACG ATCAAGAGGATAAAGGATGATGTCGAATATTATATTGAATCCTCCCAAGAGCCAGACTTTGAGGAGAATGAGTACATTTACGATGACATTATTGGACTGGACGAAGTCGAGTTATCTGGTGTTGGTATACCATCGTCAGCAACGACGGATAGTAACAACAGCAACGAAACGGGAGGCACTCCAACGTCCACTAATTCAGGAACTTCGCCCATACCGTCACCTCCTCTAAGTTCCACCATGCACAATCATTCGAGTGATAGTTCTACAGATACGGATAAGAAAACAAAG cCTGTGAAACCGACGGCAGTGAGACCTTTACTTAATTCCCAAGGAAGTATTTCAACGACAGGAAGCACTACTGTAATAAAGATGAGTTTGTTGTCGAGCAGTACGCCGAGCAAACCCATTCCCATGACATCTAGCCATAGCTCGCCTAGCGCAACAATTAACCATATTGCAACGTCGAACGCTGGAAACTTTGCAACTGTTGCTGCGTCGCACATAAACTCTCAAGTCATCCATTCTACCTCTAGTAAAACATCAT CTCATGGAAGTGAAAACGGGctgttatcatcatcatcaacatCAAGCGTAGCGTCGAACGTACCTCCAACAATTATGCAGCAGCACAATAATCCACCGCCACTTCAGCCGTCTCATATACTGCTAAATCAACAGAGTCAGAATCACAACAGCGAAGCGGAAATGACGACGCCGATTCCCTCGTCGTCGTCTCCGCCTTCGCCTGTGAGCAGTCGATCCTCGCCATTGCCTGCAAATTCCTGTTCACCGGTACCATCTGCCACCAACGGTCTCATCTCTAAAATTCCCGACGGCATGTCTTCGCTAAAATCCATTGCCCAACAAGTTATTGTCAGAGCAGGTCTTGAGATACCTCCATCGGAGCCAACTAGGAACCTCTTTGACACTACGAAGGTGTCAAATGCTACTTCGGAAGCACACATTCCGCCGCTACTTGGGGTGGCGCCGCTGGGACCGGTGCCTCTCCAGAAAGAGCACCAACTTCAATTCCAAATGATGGAAGCAGCTTACTATCACATGCCTCATCCCTCAGACTCTGAACGACTCAGATCGTATTTGCCCCGCAATTTGTGCAAAACGCCGCCCTACTATCAACAA GTTCAGCTTCCACATTCTGATACAGTGGAATTTTTCCAGCGACTATCAACGgagacgctatttttcatattttactaTATGGAAGGATCCAAGGGACAGTACTTGGCAGCTAAAGCTCTTAAGAAACAAAGCTGGAGGTTCCATACGAAATACATGATGTGGTTCCAAAGACACGAAGAGCCTAAAGTTATCAACGAGGAGTACGAACAG GGAACGTACATATACTTCGATTATGAAAAATGGGGGCAACGCAAAAAAGAAGGCTTCACTTTTGAGTACAAGTACTTAGAGGACAGGGACCTTAACTAA
- the LOC124404571 gene encoding CCR4-NOT transcription complex subunit 3 isoform X6 has translation MAATRKLQGVKMREIKGEIDRCLKKVTEGVETFEDIWQKVHNATNSNQKEKYEADLKKEIKKLQRLRDQIKSWIASGEIKDKSTLLDYRKLIETQMERFKVVERETKTKAYSKEGLGAAQKLDPAQKEREEVSNWLANSIDALNLQIKRIKDDVEYYIESSQEPDFEENEYIYDDIIGLDEVELSGVGIPSSATTDSNNSNETGGTPTSTNSGTSPIPSPPLSSTMHNHSSDSSTDTDKKTKPVKPTAVRPLLNSQGSISTTGSTTVIKMSLLSSSTPSKPIPMTSSHSSPSATINHIATSNAGNFATVAASHINSQVIHSTSSKTSSHGSENGLLSSSSTSSVASNVPPTIMQQHNNPPPLQPSHILLNQQSQNHNSEAEMTTPIPSSSSPPSPVSSRSSPLPANSCSPVPSATNGLISKIPDGMSSLKSIAQQVIVRAGLEIPPSEPTRNLFDTTKVSNATSEAHIPPLLGVAPLGPVPLQKEHQLQFQMMEAAYYHMPHPSDSERLRSYLPRNLCKTPPYYQQVQLPHSDTVEFFQRLSTETLFFIFYYMEGSKGQYLAAKALKKQSWRFHTKYMMWFQRHEEPKVINEEYEQGTYIYFDYEKWGQRKKEGFTFEYKYLEDRDLN, from the exons ATGGCTGCGACGAGAAAGTTGCAAG GAGTTAAGATGAGAGAAATAAAAG GTGAAATAGACAGGTGCCTTAAAAAAGTGACGGAGGGCGTAGAGACGTTTGAGGACATTTGGCAAAAAGTCCACAATGCCACTAACAGCAACCAGAAGGAGAAGTACGAAGCTGATCTCAAGAAGGAGATCAAAAAGCTTCAAAGGTTACGCGACCAAATCAAGAGCTGGATTGCATCTGGAGAAATTAAGGACAAAAGTACCCTCCTTGATTATCGGAAGCTAATCGAAACT CAAATGGAAAGGTTCAAAGTTGTAGAAAGGGAAACGAAGACTAAGGCTTATTCTAAGGAAGGCCTAGGAGCTGCCCAAAAACTTGACCCGGCGCaaaaggaaagagaagaagtCAGTAACTGGCTAGCTAATTCGATAGATGCGCTCAATTTGCAG ATCAAGAGGATAAAGGATGATGTCGAATATTATATTGAATCCTCCCAAGAGCCAGACTTTGAGGAGAATGAGTACATTTACGATGACATTATTGGACTGGACGAAGTCGAGTTATCTGGTGTTGGTATACCATCGTCAGCAACGACGGATAGTAACAACAGCAACGAAACGGGAGGCACTCCAACGTCCACTAATTCAGGAACTTCGCCCATACCGTCACCTCCTCTAAGTTCCACCATGCACAATCATTCGAGTGATAGTTCTACAGATACGGATAAGAAAACAAAG cCTGTGAAACCGACGGCAGTGAGACCTTTACTTAATTCCCAAGGAAGTATTTCAACGACAGGAAGCACTACTGTAATAAAGATGAGTTTGTTGTCGAGCAGTACGCCGAGCAAACCCATTCCCATGACATCTAGCCATAGCTCGCCTAGCGCAACAATTAACCATATTGCAACGTCGAACGCTGGAAACTTTGCAACTGTTGCTGCGTCGCACATAAACTCTCAAGTCATCCATTCTACCTCTAGTAAAACATCAT CTCATGGAAGTGAAAACGGGctgttatcatcatcatcaacatCAAGCGTAGCGTCGAACGTACCTCCAACAATTATGCAGCAGCACAATAATCCACCGCCACTTCAGCCGTCTCATATACTGCTAAATCAACAGAGTCAGAATCACAACAGCGAAGCGGAAATGACGACGCCGATTCCCTCGTCGTCGTCTCCGCCTTCGCCTGTGAGCAGTCGATCCTCGCCATTGCCTGCAAATTCCTGTTCACCGGTACCATCTGCCACCAACGGTCTCATCTCTAAAATTCCCGACGGCATGTCTTCGCTAAAATCCATTGCCCAACAAGTTATTGTCAGAGCAGGTCTTGAGATACCTCCATCGGAGCCAACTAGGAACCTCTTTGACACTACGAAGGTGTCAAATGCTACTTCGGAAGCACACATTCCGCCGCTACTTGGGGTGGCGCCGCTGGGACCGGTGCCTCTCCAGAAAGAGCACCAACTTCAATTCCAAATGATGGAAGCAGCTTACTATCACATGCCTCATCCCTCAGACTCTGAACGACTCAGATCGTATTTGCCCCGCAATTTGTGCAAAACGCCGCCCTACTATCAACAA GTTCAGCTTCCACATTCTGATACAGTGGAATTTTTCCAGCGACTATCAACGgagacgctatttttcatattttactaTATGGAAGGATCCAAGGGACAGTACTTGGCAGCTAAAGCTCTTAAGAAACAAAGCTGGAGGTTCCATACGAAATACATGATGTGGTTCCAAAGACACGAAGAGCCTAAAGTTATCAACGAGGAGTACGAACAG GGAACGTACATATACTTCGATTATGAAAAATGGGGGCAACGCAAAAAAGAAGGCTTCACTTTTGAGTACAAGTACTTAGAGGACAGGGACCTTAACTAA